The following are from one region of the Pocillopora verrucosa isolate sample1 chromosome 3, ASM3666991v2, whole genome shotgun sequence genome:
- the LOC131798024 gene encoding uncharacterized protein isoform X2 has product MHVLVRIWVSMGVFTFHHTMWACILHCFVVTLGSTISATTATASGLSLRDFDKVDKFVPESISGKQRMTIPHFLQKFNGDYSLSSALRLPLKHRIISQKSNASKTQLHHPSGKNSLPFYKVKQEVNGRLQNGYDNKQMQDLGHQRGRNGNNNTSNTHKALEMVGPPLTLNAQLKGRNTTHKGRMGELFHSSKGPVIPTARVVGRKPKKDSPLTSFSNKRLPLTKQLKDASALREKTPLDEEIIVMGAPLIFSRGNKNVLTISKHTEGNASNIFRNRTTSFHQKAYTPQKIQRVNKTKTSLNQLALHTNTTLRNDKESSLAMSPKNIQNHTPSAGSFHKQENNKMENLLRHNRNKTSNQSGSHKETFGNRTVAIADKVGYGQENLPPFPEENPEEKDVEDLQIANDDSSNVSNDREEGEADGQFQGKAITPASNQRYMPVDDFGSPFYGNETDEYFQRDALAAHNRYRALHNAPPLQLSQELSAEAEKFAKKLARMGVAHHELNRNLRKEGEGDNVARGCSEWGGLTSAGAVHRWYSQVCYFNWSKSAIQPEAKNFMQLIWKGTSHMGIGRAFGKRRSLPCTFIVARYRPGVMNAFEMDSNVDKGSFLSSYCNADKDEGLMSTGYPSTFFQEGAAKQDNQPFPEAQSLGSFQYTADPPSSVSFVPLGPWEKTMDTQDVRDLSQVQANTKTFYSLSPRVNLPEATLDDDMGNEDDVSITGDDDDWRRTYKSPTDNDDIVIDAKKSTIKKTEKTSRRKE; this is encoded by the exons ATGCACGTTCTAGTAAGAATTTGGGTCAGCATGGGTGTATTCACGTTCCACCACACAATGTGGGCATGTATTTTGCACTGTTTCGTGGTTACACTGGGTAGCACAATTTCCGCTACAACAG CTACGGCCTCTGGATTATCTCTGAGAGATTTTGACAAGGTGGATAAATTTGTCCCGGAATCGATATCAGGAAAACAAAGGATGACAATACCGCATTTTTTACAAAAGTTTAACGGAGATTATTCACTGAGTTCTGCTTTGAGATTGCCGTTAAAGCACAGGATAATTTCACAGAAGTCAAACGCTTCGAAAACACAGTTGCATCATCCTTCAGGTAAGAATTCATTGCCTTTCTACAAGGTGAAGCAAGAAGTTAACGGCAGGTTACAAAATGGGTATGACAATAAGCAAATGCAAGACCTTGGACACCAGAGAGGGAGGAATGGCAATAATAATACCAGTAACACCCACAAAGCACTTGAAATGGTAGGACCACCTCTTACCCTCAATGCTCAATTGAAAGGGCGCAATACAACTCACAAGGGTAGGATGGGGGAGTTGTTTCACTCATCAAAAGGTCCTGTTATACCAACCGCAAGGGTTGtaggaagaaaaccaaagaaagacAGTCCTCTCACGAGTTTCAGCAACAAAAGATTGCCTCTCACAAAGCAATTGAAGGACGCATCAGCTCTAAGAGAGAAGACACCTTTAGACGAAGAAATAATCGTGATGGGAGCGCCATTAATATTCTCTagaggaaataaaaatgttctCACCATCTCAAAACATACGGAAGGAAATGCAAGTAACATTTTTCGGAATAGAACTACTTCCTTTCATCAGAAAGCTTATACCCCTCAGAAAATTCAAAGAGTGAATAAGACAAAAACGTCTCTGAATCAGTTGGCTTTGCATACCAATACGACACTTAGAAATGACAAGGAGAGTAGTTTAGCAATGAGTCCTAAAAACATCCAAAATCACACCCCTTCTGCTGGGAGTTTCcacaaacaagaaaataataaaatggaaaatctcTTGAGACACAACCGAAATAAAACTTCAAATCAAAGCGGAAGTCATAAAGAAACATTTGGAAATAGAACAGTAGCAATCGCAG ATAAGGTTGGTTACGGACAAGAAAACCTTCCACCTTTTCCTGAAGAAAATCCTGAAGAAAAAGACGTCGAAGATTTGCAAATTGCCAACGATGATAGTAGTAACGTAAGCAACGACCGTGAGGAAGGAGAAGCGGATGGTCAGTTTCAAGGTAAAGCGATAACCCCAGCTTCAAACCAGAGGTACATGCCAGTTGATGACTTTGGATCACCTTTTTATGGAAACGAGACAG ACGAGTACTTTCAGAGAGACGCCCTTGCCGCTCACAACAGGTATCGAGCCTTACACAATGCTCCTCCTCTGCAACTAAGCCAAGAGCTGTCCGCGGAGGCTGAAAAGTTTGCCAAAAAACTAGCTAGAATGGGTGTTGCGCACCATGAACTAAACCGTAACCTTCGGAAGGAGGGTGAAGGTGATAATGTGGCAAGAGGATGCAGCGAGTGGGGAGGATTGACATCTGCTGGAGCTGTCCATAGATG gTATAGCCAAGTCTGTTATTTTAACTGGAGCAAGAGCGCCATTCAACCCGAAGCCAAGAATTTCATGCAGTTAATATGGAAAGGAACCAGTCACATGGGAATAGGAAGAGCATTTGGCAAACGCCGTAGCCTACCCTGCACTTTCATCGTAGCACGCTACAGACCTGGTGTGATGAATGCATTCGAAATGGACAGTAACGTAGATAAGGGTTCATTCCTGTCTTCATATTGTAATGCGGATAAGGACGAAGGCTTAATGTCAACAGGATATCCAAGTACATTTTTCCAGGAGGGAGCTGCTAAACAAGATAACCAACCATTTCCTGAAGCTCAATCTCTTGGTAGTTTCCAATACACCGCAGATCCTCCAAGTAGCGTATCGTTCGTCCCTCTGGGTCCATGGGAAAAAACTATGGATACACAAGATGTGCGAGACTTATCGCAGGTACAAGCCAACACCAAGACATTTTACAGTTTGTCACCTCGTGTAAATTTACCAGAAGCTACCCTTGACGACGATATGGGCAATGAGGATGATGTCTCGATCACGGGAGATGATGATGACTGGAGGAGGACATATAAGTCACCCACGGATAATGATGACATAGTCATTGATGCAAAGAAGTCTACAATaaagaagacagaaaaaacctCTCGAAGAAAGGAATGA
- the LOC131798024 gene encoding uncharacterized protein isoform X1, giving the protein MHVLVRIWVSMGVFTFHHTMWACILHCFVVTLGSTISATTATASGLSLRDFDKVDKFVPESISGKQRMTIPHFLQKFNGDYSLSSALRLPLKHRIISQKSNASKTQLHHPSGKNSLPFYKVKQEVNGRLQNGYDNKQMQDLGHQRGRNGNNNTSNTHKALEMVGPPLTLNAQLKGRNTTHKGRMGELFHSSKGPVIPTARVVGRKPKKDSPLTSFSNKRLPLTKQLKDASALREKTPLDEEIIVMGAPLIFSRGNKNVLTISKHTEGNASNIFRNRTTSFHQKAYTPQKIQRVNKTKTSLNQLALHTNTTLRNDKESSLAMSPKNIQNHTPSAGSFHKQENNKMENLLRHNRNKTSNQSGSHKETFGNRTVAIAGNFLSNNVSLKHLDSAYFDKQTFSKSGNQLQSIEQKQTDFNYETEQGSNAIIKEESLGNNASGHQEYNAKENHGSEETDSISTDKVGYGQENLPPFPEENPEEKDVEDLQIANDDSSNVSNDREEGEADGQFQGKAITPASNQRYMPVDDFGSPFYGNETDEYFQRDALAAHNRYRALHNAPPLQLSQELSAEAEKFAKKLARMGVAHHELNRNLRKEGEGDNVARGCSEWGGLTSAGAVHRWYSQVCYFNWSKSAIQPEAKNFMQLIWKGTSHMGIGRAFGKRRSLPCTFIVARYRPGVMNAFEMDSNVDKGSFLSSYCNADKDEGLMSTGYPSTFFQEGAAKQDNQPFPEAQSLGSFQYTADPPSSVSFVPLGPWEKTMDTQDVRDLSQVQANTKTFYSLSPRVNLPEATLDDDMGNEDDVSITGDDDDWRRTYKSPTDNDDIVIDAKKSTIKKTEKTSRRKE; this is encoded by the exons ATGCACGTTCTAGTAAGAATTTGGGTCAGCATGGGTGTATTCACGTTCCACCACACAATGTGGGCATGTATTTTGCACTGTTTCGTGGTTACACTGGGTAGCACAATTTCCGCTACAACAG CTACGGCCTCTGGATTATCTCTGAGAGATTTTGACAAGGTGGATAAATTTGTCCCGGAATCGATATCAGGAAAACAAAGGATGACAATACCGCATTTTTTACAAAAGTTTAACGGAGATTATTCACTGAGTTCTGCTTTGAGATTGCCGTTAAAGCACAGGATAATTTCACAGAAGTCAAACGCTTCGAAAACACAGTTGCATCATCCTTCAGGTAAGAATTCATTGCCTTTCTACAAGGTGAAGCAAGAAGTTAACGGCAGGTTACAAAATGGGTATGACAATAAGCAAATGCAAGACCTTGGACACCAGAGAGGGAGGAATGGCAATAATAATACCAGTAACACCCACAAAGCACTTGAAATGGTAGGACCACCTCTTACCCTCAATGCTCAATTGAAAGGGCGCAATACAACTCACAAGGGTAGGATGGGGGAGTTGTTTCACTCATCAAAAGGTCCTGTTATACCAACCGCAAGGGTTGtaggaagaaaaccaaagaaagacAGTCCTCTCACGAGTTTCAGCAACAAAAGATTGCCTCTCACAAAGCAATTGAAGGACGCATCAGCTCTAAGAGAGAAGACACCTTTAGACGAAGAAATAATCGTGATGGGAGCGCCATTAATATTCTCTagaggaaataaaaatgttctCACCATCTCAAAACATACGGAAGGAAATGCAAGTAACATTTTTCGGAATAGAACTACTTCCTTTCATCAGAAAGCTTATACCCCTCAGAAAATTCAAAGAGTGAATAAGACAAAAACGTCTCTGAATCAGTTGGCTTTGCATACCAATACGACACTTAGAAATGACAAGGAGAGTAGTTTAGCAATGAGTCCTAAAAACATCCAAAATCACACCCCTTCTGCTGGGAGTTTCcacaaacaagaaaataataaaatggaaaatctcTTGAGACACAACCGAAATAAAACTTCAAATCAAAGCGGAAGTCATAAAGAAACATTTGGAAATAGAACAGTAGCAATCGCAGGTAATTTTCTTTCTAATAACGTAAGTTTAAAGCATCTTGACTCGGCTTACTTTgacaaacaaacattttctaaaaGTGGGAATCAACTCCAGAGCATAGAACAGAAACAAACAGACTTTAACTATGAGACTGAACAGGGCTCTAATGCTATTATTAAAGAAGAAAGCCTTGGTAATAATGCTTCTGGTCACCAAGAATACAACGCAAAAGAAAATCACGGCAGTGAAGAAACCGACTCCATATCCACAGATAAGGTTGGTTACGGACAAGAAAACCTTCCACCTTTTCCTGAAGAAAATCCTGAAGAAAAAGACGTCGAAGATTTGCAAATTGCCAACGATGATAGTAGTAACGTAAGCAACGACCGTGAGGAAGGAGAAGCGGATGGTCAGTTTCAAGGTAAAGCGATAACCCCAGCTTCAAACCAGAGGTACATGCCAGTTGATGACTTTGGATCACCTTTTTATGGAAACGAGACAG ACGAGTACTTTCAGAGAGACGCCCTTGCCGCTCACAACAGGTATCGAGCCTTACACAATGCTCCTCCTCTGCAACTAAGCCAAGAGCTGTCCGCGGAGGCTGAAAAGTTTGCCAAAAAACTAGCTAGAATGGGTGTTGCGCACCATGAACTAAACCGTAACCTTCGGAAGGAGGGTGAAGGTGATAATGTGGCAAGAGGATGCAGCGAGTGGGGAGGATTGACATCTGCTGGAGCTGTCCATAGATG gTATAGCCAAGTCTGTTATTTTAACTGGAGCAAGAGCGCCATTCAACCCGAAGCCAAGAATTTCATGCAGTTAATATGGAAAGGAACCAGTCACATGGGAATAGGAAGAGCATTTGGCAAACGCCGTAGCCTACCCTGCACTTTCATCGTAGCACGCTACAGACCTGGTGTGATGAATGCATTCGAAATGGACAGTAACGTAGATAAGGGTTCATTCCTGTCTTCATATTGTAATGCGGATAAGGACGAAGGCTTAATGTCAACAGGATATCCAAGTACATTTTTCCAGGAGGGAGCTGCTAAACAAGATAACCAACCATTTCCTGAAGCTCAATCTCTTGGTAGTTTCCAATACACCGCAGATCCTCCAAGTAGCGTATCGTTCGTCCCTCTGGGTCCATGGGAAAAAACTATGGATACACAAGATGTGCGAGACTTATCGCAGGTACAAGCCAACACCAAGACATTTTACAGTTTGTCACCTCGTGTAAATTTACCAGAAGCTACCCTTGACGACGATATGGGCAATGAGGATGATGTCTCGATCACGGGAGATGATGATGACTGGAGGAGGACATATAAGTCACCCACGGATAATGATGACATAGTCATTGATGCAAAGAAGTCTACAATaaagaagacagaaaaaacctCTCGAAGAAAGGAATGA